The following proteins are encoded in a genomic region of Spirosoma sp. SC4-14:
- the secY gene encoding preprotein translocase subunit SecY, whose product MNRLITTFKNIFAIDELRSRILNTLLFITAFRLGSAIVLPGVDPNKLNLNPQGLLGLLDTFLGGAFSKASIFALGIMPYISASIAIQLLTLALPYFQKMQKEGESGRKRLNQITRVLTIGVTTVQAITYVNTTIPADALLISRSLFTISSVFILTSGTIFCMWLGERITDKGIGNGISMIIMIGIVSRLPGAIIGESQSRGSGGILLFVLELVALYFVVMGAVVLTQAVRRIPIQYAKQVIGNKVVGGQRQYLPLKLNAAGVMPIIFAQALMFIPGYVSGLFAEKSDFAAGIQNAFQSYTTWQYNVLFALLIIIFTFFYTAISVNPTQIADDMKRSGGFIPGVKPGIQTSEYIGTVLDRITLPGAVMLAIVAILPAIANLLGMTSGFAQFFGGTSLLIMVGVVLDTLQQVESYLLMRRYEGLMKSGRVQGRTNETVAA is encoded by the coding sequence ATGAACCGACTGATCACCACGTTTAAGAATATTTTTGCAATCGACGAGTTGCGGAGCCGAATCCTCAACACGTTATTGTTTATTACGGCGTTTCGTCTCGGTTCCGCAATTGTGCTACCGGGCGTTGATCCTAACAAACTAAATCTGAACCCTCAGGGTTTACTTGGTCTGTTAGACACTTTTTTGGGTGGTGCGTTCAGTAAAGCGTCAATTTTTGCATTGGGCATCATGCCGTATATCTCGGCATCGATTGCTATTCAGCTACTTACCCTGGCTTTGCCTTACTTCCAGAAAATGCAGAAGGAAGGAGAATCGGGTCGGAAACGGTTGAATCAGATTACACGGGTACTTACAATCGGTGTAACGACTGTGCAGGCTATTACGTACGTAAATACGACCATCCCTGCCGATGCTCTGTTAATTAGTCGTAGTCTGTTTACGATCTCATCAGTCTTTATTCTGACATCAGGCACTATTTTCTGTATGTGGCTGGGTGAGCGTATTACTGATAAAGGGATTGGTAATGGGATTTCGATGATTATCATGATTGGGATTGTATCCCGCCTTCCGGGTGCCATCATTGGTGAATCTCAGTCGCGCGGATCAGGTGGAATTCTGCTTTTTGTACTTGAATTGGTGGCCCTGTACTTTGTTGTAATGGGTGCTGTAGTACTTACGCAGGCTGTTCGCCGTATTCCCATTCAATATGCAAAACAGGTTATTGGCAATAAAGTTGTTGGCGGTCAGCGTCAGTATTTACCCTTAAAGCTAAATGCTGCCGGTGTAATGCCAATCATTTTTGCTCAGGCATTGATGTTTATTCCTGGGTACGTATCGGGTCTGTTTGCAGAAAAAAGTGATTTTGCTGCAGGTATCCAAAATGCTTTCCAAAGCTATACGACCTGGCAATATAATGTTCTGTTTGCCTTGCTGATTATTATCTTCACATTCTTCTACACCGCAATTTCGGTTAACCCAACCCAAATTGCTGATGATATGAAGCGTAGTGGTGGCTTTATTCCAGGCGTGAAACCAGGTATCCAGACTTCCGAATATATTGGTACAGTGCTGGACCGGATTACATTGCCAGGTGCCGTAATGTTGGCTATTGTTGCTATTTTGCCTGCCATTGCTAATCTGCTGGGCATGACCAGCGGCTTTGCTCAATTCTTTGGCGGAACTTCACTGCTTATCATGGTTGGCGTAGTACTTG